The Fusarium keratoplasticum isolate Fu6.1 chromosome 8, whole genome shotgun sequence genome includes a region encoding these proteins:
- a CDS encoding Radical SAM core domain-containing protein — protein sequence MMLFLSRQCATRSFRIRSLPAIGHRRSLHLAPPFLLDDYIPRYQTLSSRDVAKKRSLAYAHLRNCNLCPRECGVNRYEKTGMCLIGEKVKVNTIAPHFGEEPCIQGHNGSGSVFMSGCNLRCIFCQNFDISHQRNGMDLTPEELGDWYMKLQEVGNVHNINIVTPEHVVPQVALSILHARDRGLMVPIVYNTSSFDSLASLELMDGLVDIYLADFKVWEPSTSKRLLKADDYATTARESVKAMHAQVGDLCFTGDGIAKSGLLVRHLVMPGKEAEGAEIMRFLAKEVSRDCFVNIMEQYHPDAHVGKKKRGKIKDGEADNEVRYADINRAVTDQEISSIRKAAMDAGLWRFNDPPKHEGFAI from the exons ATGATGCTGTTTCTTTCGAGACAATGTGCCACCAGGAGCTTCCGGATACGTAGCCTCCCCGCGATTGGCCATCGCCGCTCCCTGCATCTGGCACCTCCgttcctcctcgacgactACATCCCTCGGTATCAGACCCTCAGCTCCAGGGacgtggccaagaagcgctCCCTGGCGTATGCCCACCTCCGTAACTGTAACCTCTGCCCCAGAGAGTGCGGCGTCAACCGGTACGAGAAGACGGGCATGTGCCTCATCGGGGAAAAGGTAAAGGTCAACACCATTGCCCCCCACTTTGGCGAAG AGCCTTGCATTCAAGGCCACAATGGTAGTGGTTCGGTCTTCATGAGCGGGTGTAACTTGCGGTGCATCTTTTGCCAGAACTTTGACATCTCTCACCAGCGTAATGGCATGGACCTTACACCTGAGGAGCTGGGAGACTGGTACATGAAGTTGCAGGAGGTTGGCAACGTccacaacatcaacatcgtcaCCCCAGAGCATGTAGTGCCCCAGGTGGCGCTGAGCATCCTGCATGCCAGGGACCGTGGCTTGATGGTTCCAATCGTTTACAACACATCAAGTTTTGATTCTCTAGCCTCTCTCGAACTAATGGACGGGTTGGTCGACATCTACCTGGCCGACTTCAAGGTGTGGGAACCCAGCACCTCCAAAAGGCTATTGAAGGCCGACGACTACGCCACTACGGCCAGGGAGAGTGTCAAGGCTATGCACGCCCAGGTCGGAGACTTATGCTTCACTGGAGACGGCATCGCCAAGAGTGGGCTATTAGTCCGCCATCTTGTCATGCCAGGcaaggaggctgaaggggCCGAGATCATGAGGttcctggccaaggaggtgTCCCGCGACTGCTTCGTCAACATCATGGAGCAGTACCACCCGGATGCGCACGTcggaaagaagaagcgaggcaagatcaaggatggcgaggccGACAATGAAGTGCGATACGCGGACATCAACCGCGCAGTTACCGATCAAGAGATCTCCTCGATCCGGAAGGCGGCCATGGATGCTGGGCTCTGGCGATTCAACGACCCACCAAAACATGAAGGGTTTGCGATCTGA